The Vicia villosa cultivar HV-30 ecotype Madison, WI linkage group LG1, Vvil1.0, whole genome shotgun sequence genome includes a region encoding these proteins:
- the LOC131620023 gene encoding protein SMALL AUXIN UP-REGULATED RNA 12-like, translating to MKSRFLRGCINKCKKMGSIAKTCATCEDICERGLWLSLHESCSIPSDVPKGHMVVYVGENHKRYVIKIALLHHPLFRALLDQAQEEYDFSTDSKLCIPCDEHLFLNVLRCAGSPQNQGVCLCL from the coding sequence ATGAAGTCAAGATTCTTGAGAGGGTGTATCAACAAATGCAAGAAAATGGGAAGCATAGCAAAAACATGTGCCACTTGTGAAGATATTTGTGAAAGAGGTTTATGGCTATCCCTACATGAGAGTTGCTCTATTCCAAGTGATGTTCCAAAGGGTCACATGGTTGTATATGTTGGTGAGAATCACAAGAGATATGTCATCAAAATTGCATTGCTTCATCATCCACTTTTTAGAGCCTTGTTGGATCAAGCTCAAGAAGAGTATGATTTTAGTACTGATTCAAAACTATGTATTCCTTGTGATGAACATCTTTTTCTCAATGTTCTTCGTTGTGCTGGTTCTCCACAGAATCAAGGGGTGTGTTTGTGTCTCTGA